GTGGACGATGTCGACGTCGTGAACGTGGGACTCGCGGGCGCCGGCGGCGGTCTGGCGCACGAAACGGGCGCGTGCCGCAAGAGACGCCAGGTCGTTGGCGCCGACGTAGCCCATCCCCGAGCGCAGCCCGCCCTCGAGCTGTGCAACGACCTCCGCAACCGTGCCGCGGTACGGCAACAGCCCCGAGACGCCCTCGGGGACGAGCTTCGATGGTTGGGTCTGGCGGTCACCCTGGAAGTAACGGTCGGCCGAACCCGCCCGCATGGCATCCACCGACCCCATCCCCCGGTACTCCTTGTACCGACGGCCGCCCACGAGGACGAGGTCGCCCGGCGACTCGTCGGTCCCGGCGAGGAGGTTGCCGACCATGACGGCGGTCGCGCCAGCGCCGAACGCTTTGACGAGATCGCCTGAGTAGCGGATCCCGCCGTCCGCGACGGTGGCGACGTTGAGCTCGGCGGCGGTCTCCGCGCAGGTCAGCACCGCGGTGAACTGCGGGGCCCCGACCCCGGTCACCACCCGGGTGGTGCAGATCGAGCCGGGACCCACGCCGACCTTGACGACATCCGCACCGTGATCGACGCAGGCGCGCACGCCGTCGGGGGTGGCGACGTTCCCGACCATCATCGCGACGTCGGGGTAGCGGTCCTTGAGCTTGGCGGCGAACTCCAGCACCCCAGCGGCGTGGCCGTGCGCGGAGTCGACCGCCAGCAGGTCGACGCCCGCCTCGACCAGCGCCGCCGCACGTTCCATCGCGTCGGGCCCGACCCCGACGGCAGCGGCGGCCAGCAACCGGCCGCGCGGGTCCTTGGCGGCGTTGGGGAACGTGCGGACCTTCTCGACGTCCTTGAAGGTGAACATCCCCACGAGCCGTCGACCGTCGACGATCGGGAGCTTCTCGACGCGGTGCTGCTGCATCAGATCGCGGGCCTGCTCGAGTGTGGTCCCGGCCGGCGCGGTTATCAAAGCGTCAGCGGTCATGTGCTGCGAGACCGGATCGTCGTCGGAGATGCCGGCCCGGAGGTCGCGGTTGGTGACGATCCCGAGCAGGTCACCAGCGTCGTCGACCACCGGGAAGCCGCTCACCCGGTACCGCGCCATCAGTTCGTGGGCCCGCCGCACGGAGTCGTTGGGCCGCAACGTCAACGGTTCGGAGATGAAGCCCGACTCCGAGCGCTTGACCTGCTCGACCATCGCGGCTTGCGCCTCGACGGGGGCGTTCTTGTGGATGACGCCCAGACCGCCGTTGCGGGCCATCGCGATCGCCATGCGGTCTTCGCTGACGCGGTCCATCGCAGCCGACACCAGCGGGAGGCGGAGCCGAACCCGGTCGTGCAACACGGCGGAGGTGTCCACGTCGCGGGGCAGCACCGTCGATGACTGTGGCAGTAAGAGCACATCGTCGTACGACAGCGCTTCCGGGAGATCGACCACGGACGCCTCCGAGCTCGTCTGGTGGCACCGTACCGGCGCGGCCTGTCAGCGCCCGCCAACCGGGTGCGCCCCAGGATCCACCCAGTCGGCGTCGGCCGTCCGGCGCCCGACCGCGTGATCGGCCGCCCGACGCGACGGTGGCGTCCGCCTACGGTCGGGAGATGCCGCGCCACGATGATCGCCGCACCGCCCGATGGGTGGTCTGGGCGGCGGTGGTGGGCGCCACCCTGGTCGTCGTTCACCTGGCCGCCGCGGGAGCCGTCGCGGTCCTGAGGCGAGCGACGCCGGGGGTCCTGACCGGCGTGACGGTCGCCGGCCAACCCGTCGGCGGGCTGCCACGCGAACAGCTGCGCACGGTCGTGGCGGATCTCGCCGCCGAGCGCCTCGACGCCACGATCACCGTGACGAGCGACGGACGCACCATCCGCGTCCGTCGCGGCACCGCTGGGTTGGACATCGACGTGGCGTCGACCACTGAGGCTGCGTGGCGACGCGGTCGGCGCGGCCTGTGGCGAGCGCTCGTGGACCACGTCGCCAGCCGAATGGGTCGCAGCCTCGACGTCCAGCTCCGTCACGACGTCGACGAGCAGGTGCTGCGACGCTGGTCGGCGCAGGCAGCCGATCACCTGTCACGTCAGCCCCGCGCCGCTCGCGTCGCGTTCGAGGTCGGCGAAGATCCGGCGACGGCCGGCGTGCGCGTCCGCGAGCCGACCGAAGGTGTTCAGGTGGCCGCCTCGGACGTCGCCGCTGCGGTCGAACCCATCCTGGCCGAGGCGGGCGAGGTCACGGTGCAGGTCGAGCACCGCACGCTACGACCATCGGTTACGAGTGAGGACGTCCAGGCGGCGCTCCCGCCAGCGAGGCGGGCGATCAGCGGACCGGTGCACCTGACCAACCCGGGCGGTGGCGCCGATCTCGAGCTCGCGCCCGGCGAGATCGCCGCGATCCTCGAGGTGCGTACCCACGAGGACGCGCCTCCGGGCCAGCGTCTGCAGATCGCCGCCGGCGGTGACCGCCTCCGTGAGGTGATCGGCTCGGATCGCCTCGAGAAGATCGAGGTGGAACCGGTCGAGGCTCGCTTCGAGGTCGTCGGCGATGAGGTCCGCATCCGCGGCGGGACGGTGGGCTTCGCGCTCGACGCGGAGACCACCGCCGATGCGCTGGTGGAGATCGCGACCCGGACGGGTGACCGCACCGGCGAACTACGCGGGCGCACCGTCGAACCGGACCGCACCCGGGAGGAGGCGGAGGAGCTCGGCATCCGCGAGCGCGTCTCGCGCTTCACGACCCGACACGACTGCTGCGAGCCGCGGGTCACCAACATCCACCGCATGGCCGACATCGTCGACGGGGCGATCATCGAGCCGGGCGCGAGCTTCTCGCTCAACGGTCACGTGGGTCGCCGGACGCGGGCCCGCGGCTTCGTTGGGGCGCCGGTCATCGTCGAAGGGGAGTTCGAGGAGGAGGTCGGGGGCGGGGTCAGCCAGTTCGCCACCACGTTCTTCAACGCGGCGTACTTCTCGGGGATCGAGCTCGATGAGTTCCAGCCGCACAGCTACTACATCTCGCGGTACCCGATGGGTCGTGAGTCGACGATCTACTACGGGTTGATCGACGTGGCCGTCACCAACGACTCGCCGTACGGCATCCTGGTGCACACCGCGTACACCGGCACCTCCATCACGGTGGAGTTCTTCAGCACCCCGTGGGCGGACGTGGACAGCCAGACCATCGGGCCGTACAACGTGGTCGAGGGCGCGGCCCGCGACGGGTTCGACGTGACGGTGAGACGGACGATCACCTACCCGGACGGCTCGCAGCGGACCGAGGAGTTCTTCCACCGCTACCAGCCGGAGGACTGACACCGTTCGGCTCGTGCCGCCACGACGCTGAACATTGACACCCAGCAGCCTCCGAACTGGGCCGGAACCGCGGTTGTGCTCGCCCTCGGTCGAGGCCGGGAAGGTCGGCGGCGAGGGCGGAGCCGCGCGTCTTCAGGACGAGCCGACCGCGTGCAGGTCGAAGCCGATGTCCAGTGCCGGGGCGCTGTGGGTGAGCCACCCGACGGACAACAGGTCGACGCCGGTGGCGGCCACGGCCGGTGCCGTCTCGAGGGTGATGCGACCGGACGCCTCGAGCAGGACGCGCCCCTCGACCGCCAGGACCGCCTCCCGCACGAGGTCCAGCGGCAGGTTGTCGAGCAGGACCGCGTCGACGTCCGCCGCGAGGACCTCGTCGAGGTGGTCGAGCCGGTCGATCTCGACCTCGATCTTCACCAGGTGACCGACCCGACGGCGGACCCGGTGCACCGCCTCGGCGATGCTGCCCGCCACGACCAGGTGGTTGTCCTTGACCAGCACCGCGTCGTCGAGTCCGAAGCGGTGGTCGGCCCCCCCGCCGGCGCGGACAGCGTAGCGCTCGAGGGCGCGCAGTCCGGGCGTCGTCTTCCGGGTGGGGAC
This Actinomycetota bacterium DNA region includes the following protein-coding sequences:
- a CDS encoding VanW family protein; translated protein: MPRHDDRRTARWVVWAAVVGATLVVVHLAAAGAVAVLRRATPGVLTGVTVAGQPVGGLPREQLRTVVADLAAERLDATITVTSDGRTIRVRRGTAGLDIDVASTTEAAWRRGRRGLWRALVDHVASRMGRSLDVQLRHDVDEQVLRRWSAQAADHLSRQPRAARVAFEVGEDPATAGVRVREPTEGVQVAASDVAAAVEPILAEAGEVTVQVEHRTLRPSVTSEDVQAALPPARRAISGPVHLTNPGGGADLELAPGEIAAILEVRTHEDAPPGQRLQIAAGGDRLREVIGSDRLEKIEVEPVEARFEVVGDEVRIRGGTVGFALDAETTADALVEIATRTGDRTGELRGRTVEPDRTREEAEELGIRERVSRFTTRHDCCEPRVTNIHRMADIVDGAIIEPGASFSLNGHVGRRTRARGFVGAPVIVEGEFEEEVGGGVSQFATTFFNAAYFSGIELDEFQPHSYYISRYPMGRESTIYYGLIDVAVTNDSPYGILVHTAYTGTSITVEFFSTPWADVDSQTIGPYNVVEGAARDGFDVTVRRTITYPDGSQRTEEFFHRYQPED
- the nadC gene encoding carboxylating nicotinate-nucleotide diphosphorylase; the protein is MPAHLTAPPAFLYEPVVRRALLEDLGGAGDLTTDAIVPPTLQATGVVAARRPGRVAAVMLAATAFTLIDGRVRVRPAVEDGTDVAAGDALAVVEGPAPALLSAERTALNLLSHLCGIATATRDVVAAVVDSGARVVPTRKTTPGLRALERYAVRAGGGADHRFGLDDAVLVKDNHLVVAGSIAEAVHRVRRRVGHLVKIEVEIDRLDHLDEVLAADVDAVLLDNLPLDLVREAVLAVEGRVLLEASGRITLETAPAVAATGVDLLSVGWLTHSAPALDIGFDLHAVGSS
- the guaB gene encoding IMP dehydrogenase, which produces MVDLPEALSYDDVLLLPQSSTVLPRDVDTSAVLHDRVRLRLPLVSAAMDRVSEDRMAIAMARNGGLGVIHKNAPVEAQAAMVEQVKRSESGFISEPLTLRPNDSVRRAHELMARYRVSGFPVVDDAGDLLGIVTNRDLRAGISDDDPVSQHMTADALITAPAGTTLEQARDLMQQHRVEKLPIVDGRRLVGMFTFKDVEKVRTFPNAAKDPRGRLLAAAAVGVGPDAMERAAALVEAGVDLLAVDSAHGHAAGVLEFAAKLKDRYPDVAMMVGNVATPDGVRACVDHGADVVKVGVGPGSICTTRVVTGVGAPQFTAVLTCAETAAELNVATVADGGIRYSGDLVKAFGAGATAVMVGNLLAGTDESPGDLVLVGGRRYKEYRGMGSVDAMRAGSADRYFQGDRQTQPSKLVPEGVSGLLPYRGTVAEVVAQLEGGLRSGMGYVGANDLASLAARARFVRQTAAGARESHVHDVDIVHEAPNYQVPGRK